The genomic window TTCATCTAAAGTGAGGGATTTAGTTGGAGTTTGTACCATCAGTTGCGCCTCCTAACGACTTGCACTCATTCTACAGCGAAATATTGGGGTCAAGCTTTTTGAGAGGTTGGTTTATTTGGGATGCAGGGATCTTTGCGCAGTTGGCTAATGGCATCTAAATAACTTGGAATATTTTCTCCTACTGTTTGACAAGCAAGGCGATCGACTTCGATTAAATCATCTCCAAAAAATACTTTGCCAACAGCGATCGCCTCTCCTTTATCAGGTTTCCAGTCGCGACTAGCAAACTGTTGATCGGCATCTACCACCGCTCCATCAAACAAATGTCCAATACAAAAATACACGTCTTGCAACACTAAAGGCACCGAAGGGCGATGCAGTTGTCCACGCGAATGATTGCTACGAGCTTTGTACTTAGCACGGGGAAACAAACCGTACAAATTTTTCAGCGAGGCGGAAATCAGCGGCTGATCTTTCAAAATGGTTCGCTTAAAGGCTCCGACCGAAATCCGACAATCAACTTGCTGAAGCAACTCTGGTGCCCACATTGTTTTGAAGCGGACAGGGTGGGGCGATCGGTTGGGATACTCCCTCATGGGCAATGTATCGGCATCCATCACCCGCATTCCGTCATCTAGCAACGAATACAATCCATGCCGTCCTACAATATCTGCCAAGCTTACAGGCGAACAAACGCCTTCAACGACCAAAATTTCAGCATTAGGGCTGGCTTGCCGTAGTGCCTTTAGGA from Timaviella obliquedivisa GSE-PSE-MK23-08B includes these protein-coding regions:
- a CDS encoding DUF362 domain-containing protein translates to MFIQSSAIAQTASTVSFVYQPPVAAYQAQRILVKPNLGYPGAPPVTVSMGVLGSVLKALRQASPNAEILVVEGVCSPVSLADIVGRHGLYSLLDDGMRVMDADTLPMREYPNRSPHPVRFKTMWAPELLQQVDCRISVGAFKRTILKDQPLISASLKNLYGLFPRAKYKARSNHSRGQLHRPSVPLVLQDVYFCIGHLFDGAVVDADQQFASRDWKPDKGEAIAVGKVFFGDDLIEVDRLACQTVGENIPSYLDAISQLRKDPCIPNKPTSQKA